From Camelina sativa cultivar DH55 chromosome 20, Cs, whole genome shotgun sequence, the proteins below share one genomic window:
- the LOC104769544 gene encoding aspartokinase 1, chloroplastic yields the protein MAATRVRCCHSNAPFTRSPLTSLRNSPTLPISPSRVDFSALKGSKKLSLLPIGDGSSIRRVSGSGCRNKTIRAVLDEKKTNAITEVEEKGFTCVMKFGGSSVATAERMREVADLILTFPEESPVIVLSAMGKTTNNLLLAGEKAVCCGVSNASEIEELSIIKELHLRTVKELNIDPSDILSYLEELEQLLKGIAMMKELTLRTRDYLVSFGECLSTRIFAAYLNKLGVKARQYDAFEIGFITTDDFTNGDILEATYPAVAKRLFEDWMHDPAVPIVTGFLGKGWKTGAVTTLGRGGSDLTATTIGKALGLKEIQVWKDVDGVLTCDPTIYKRATPVPYLTFDEAAELAYFGAQVLHPQSMRPAREGEIPVRVKNSYNPKAPGTIITKTRDMTKTILTSIVLKRNVTMLDIASTRMLGQVGFLAKVFSIFEELGISVDVVATSEVSISLTLDPSKLWSRELIQQELDHVVEELEKIAVVNLLKGRAIISLIGNVQHSSLILERAFHVLYTKGVNVQMISQGASKVNISFIVNDAEAEGCVQALHKSFFESGDLSELMIQPRLGNGSPVRTMQVEN from the exons ATGGCGGCTACTAGGGTTCGGTGTTGTCATAGCAATGCACCTTTCACAAGATCGCCGCTTACCAGCCTTCGAAACTCGCCGACGCTACCGATTTCTCCGAGTCGTGTCGATTTCTCTGCGCTGAAGGGATCAAAGAAATTGTCTTTATTACCCATTGGGGATGGCTCCTCCATTAGAAGAGTGTCAGGTTCAGGCTGCAGAAACAAGACTATACGAGCTGTGTTGGATGAGAAGAAGACGAACGCGATAACGGAGGTAGAGGAGAAGGGATTCACGTGCGTGATGAAGTTTGGTGGATCGTCGGTGGCGACTGCAGAGAGAATGAGGGAAGTTGCGGATTTGATTTTGACTTTTCCGGAAGAAAGTCCCGTCATTGTTCTCTCTGCAATGGGGAAAACTACCAACAATCTCTTGCTT GCGGGAGAGAAGGCTGTGTGTTGTGGTGTTTCTAATGCATCTGAGATCGAGGAGTTGAGCATTATAAAGGAATTGCATctcag gaCAGTGAAAGAGCTCAACATCGATCCCTCTGATATCTTGT CATATTTGGAAGAACTTGAGCAACTCCTGAAGGGCATAGCCATGATGAAGGAGTTGACACTTCGAACCAGAGATTACCTAGTCTCTTTTGGAGAGTGCTTGTCCACGAGGATTTTCGCTGCTTATCTTAATAAACTCGGTGTCAAGGCACGCCAa TACGATGCTTTTGAAATTGGGTTTATTACAACGGATGATTTCACAAACGGGGATATACTGGAAGCAACTTATCCAGCCGTTGCCAAGAGATTATTTGAAGATTGGATGCATGATCCTGCCGTTCCTATTGTAACGGGTTTCCTTGGGAAG GGTTGGAAAACTGGTGCGGTTACTACATTGGGTAGGGGTGGCAGTGATTTGACGGCAACCACAATTGGTAAAGCATTGGGTTTGAAAGAGATTCAG GTGTGGAAAGATGTTGATGGTGTTCTAACATGTGACCCTACTATTTATAAACGTGCTACACCAGTACCATATCTGACATTCGACGAAGCAGCCGAGCTAGCTTATTTTGGTGCACAG GTCTTGCACCCACAGTCAATGAGACCAGCAAGAGAGGGTGAGATTCCTGTAAGGGTTAAGAATTCTTATAACCCTAAAGCTCCTGGAACAATCATCACTAAAACAAGAGACATGACTAAG ACAATTTTAACAAGCATTGTTCTGAAACGAAATGTGACCATGTTGGATATAGCAAGCACACGAATGCTTGGTCAGGTTGGATTCCTTGCAAAG GTATTTTCGATATTTGAGGAACTTGGCATTTCAGTCGATGTTGTTGCCACTAGTGAAGTCAGTATATCTCTGACCCTGGACCCTTCAAAACTTTGGAGCAGGGAACTTATTCAACAG GAGCTTGATCATGTAGTTGAAGAACTGGAGAAAATTGCAGTTGTGAATCTTCTTAAAGGAAGGGCAATCATCTCTCTAATTGGGAATGTTCAACATTCCTCCCTGATTTTAGAGAGG GCGTTTCATGTTCTATATACCAAAGGTGTTAATGTCCAAATGATATCACAAGGAGCATCCAAG GTAAACATTTCCTTTATAGTAAACGATGCTGAAGCTGAAGGATGTGTTCAGGCCCTTCACAAATCCTTCTTCGAGAGCGGTGACCTCTCAGAGTTAATGATACAACCCAGACTTGGAAACGGTTCACCAGTTAGGACAATGCAAGTAGAAAACTGA
- the LOC104769545 gene encoding inactive leucine-rich repeat receptor-like protein kinase CORYNE, which translates to MEQRRRRRRRNGYSNTITLLLLFFFLVFNSRTTTSTNCRRRTVKHLSTTSASSTLLESRITSKVIVVSIVSGILTGLLSALFLAFLVRCIVKYMRQTPILKGPVVFSPKITPKSLHAALGNGIQLLGSDPNGKYYKMVLDNGLVVAVKRLGSLEGVGSPETSSSKSVKRRLQKELELLAGLRHRNLMSLRAYVRDSDEFSLVYDYMPNGSLEDVMNKVRAKEVELGWEIRLRVAVGIVKGLQYLHFSCETQILHYNLKPTNVMLDSEFEPRLADCGLAKIMPSSHTSVSCYSAPESSQSNRYTDKSDIFSFGMILGVLLTGRDPTHPFCEEAASGGTLGQWLKHLQQSGEAREALDKSILGEEVEEDEMLMALRITIVCLSDFPADRPSSDELVHMLTQLHSF; encoded by the exons AtggagcagagaagaagaagaagaagaagaaacggatATAGCAACACTATCACTCtgctcttactcttcttctttttagtctTCAATTCAAGAACGACCACAAGCACAAACTGTCGCCGAAGAACTGTGAAACACTTATCCACAACTTCAGCTTCGTCTACACTACTCGAGTCAAGAATCACTTCCAAGGTCATTGTTGTTAGCATCGTCTCAGGGATTTTAACCGGCTTGCTTTCAGCCTTGTTCTTAGCTTTCTTGGTCCGTTGCATTGTCAAATACATGAGACAGACACCTATTCTCAAAGGTCCTGTTGTTTTTTCCCCTAAAATCACGCCTAAGTCTCTTCACGCTGCTCTTGGTAATGGTATTCAGTTGCTTGGTTCTGACCCTAATGGTAAATACTACAAGATGGTGCTTGATAATGGTCTAGTGGTTGCTGTCAAGAGACTAGGCTCTCTTGAAGGAGTTGGTTCACCAGAAACTAGTAGTAGCAAGTCGGTTAAGAGAAGGTTGCAGAAGGAACTTGAGCTTCTTGCTGGGTTAAGACACAGGAACCTTATGAGTTTAAGAGCTTATGTCCGCGATTCCGATGAGTTCTCTCTCGTCTATGATTATATGCCGAATGGTAGTCTTGAGGATGTGATGAATAAGGTTAGAGCTAAGGAGGTAGAGCTTGGATGGGAGATTAGGCTTAGAGTTGCAGTTGGGATTGTGAAAGGGCTTCAGTATCTTCATTTCAGTTGTGAGACACAGATTCTTCATTATAACTTGAAACCTACAAATGTGATGTTGGATTCTGAGTTTGAGCCTCGGCTTGCTGATTGCGGATTGGCCAAGATCATGCCTAGTTCACACACATCAGTATCTTGCTACTCTGCTCCTGAGTCTTCTCAAAGTAACAG ATACACAGACAAAAGCGACATATTCAGCTTCGGGATGATACTGGGAGTTCTATTAACTGGAAGAGACCCGACCCATCCTTTCTGTGAAGAGGCTGCAAGTGGAGGCACCTTAGGACAGTGGCTAAAACATTTGCAGCAATCCGGGGAAGCTCGAGAAGCCTTAGATAAGAGTATTCTTGGagaggaagtggaagaagatgagatgtTAATGGCTTTAAGAATCACCATTGTCTGCCTTTCTGACTTTCCGGCAGACAGGCCTTCAAGTGATGAGCTTGTTCACATGCTTACACAACTGCACAGCTTTTAG
- the LOC104769546 gene encoding ADP-ribosylation factor GTPase-activating protein AGD3 isoform X1, whose translation MHFTKLDDSPMFRKQLQSMEESAEILRERSLKFYKGCRKYTEGLGEAYDGDIAFASALETFGGGHNDPISVAFGGPVMTKFTIALREIGTYKEVLRSQVEHILNDRLLQFANMDLHEVKEARKRFDKASLTYDQAREKFLSLRKGTKSDVAAALEQELHTSRSMFEQARFNLVTALSNVEAKKRFEFLEAVSGTMDAHLRYFKQGYELLHQMEPYINQVLTYAQQSRERSNYEQAALNEKMQEYKRQVDRESRWGSNGSNGSPNGDGIQAIGRSSHKMIDAVMQSAARGKVQTIRQGYLSKRSSNLRGDWKRRFFVLDSRGMLYYYRKQCSKPSGSGSQLSGQRNSSELGSGLLSRWLSSNSHGHGGVHDEKSVARHTVNLLTSTIKVDADQSDLRFCFRIISPTKNYTLQAESALDQMDWIEKITGVIASLLSSQVPEQRLPGSPMGSGHHRSASESSSYESSEYDHPTTDEFACERSFLGYHERPSRNFQPQRSIRKGEKPIDALRKVCGNEKCADCGAPEPDWASLNLGVLVCIECSGVHRNLGVHISKVRSLTLDVKVWEPSVISLFQALGNTFANTVWEELLHSRSAFHVDPGLTGSDKSRVMVTGKPSYADMISIKEKYIQAKYAEKLFVRRSRDCDFPQSIAQQMWDAVCGNDKKAVYRLIVNGDADVNFVYDQSSSSSSLTLSRVILVPERPKREDVLLRLRNELLDRNSGSSSNISPEGSGCSSLLHCACEKADIGMVELLLQYGANVNATDSSGQTPLHCCILKGKAVIARLLLTRGADPEAMNVEGKTALDIAAESKFTDPEVLALLSDTNGYNHRQC comes from the exons ATGCATTTCACCAAGCTTGATGACTCTCCCATGTTCCGCAAACAG TTACAAAGCATGGAGGAGAGTGCGGAGATATTGCGGGAAAGAAGTCTCAAGTTTTACAAAGGATGCCGGAAATACAC TGAAGGGCTAGGCGAGGCATATGATGGGGATATTGCTTTCGCAAGTGCACTTGAAACATTTGGTGGAGGCCATAATGATCCAATAAGTGTGGCTTTTGGAG GACCTGTCATGACGAAATTTACAATTGCGCTGAGGGAAATTGGGACTTATAAGGAAGTTCTTCGGTCACAG GTGGAACATATACTGAATGACAGATTACTTCAATTTGCCAATATGGACTTGCATGAGGTTAAG GAAGCTCGGAAGCGCTTTGACAAGGCTAGCCTTACCTACGATCAG GCCCGTGAGAAGTTTTTATCTTTGAGGAAAGGTACAAAAAGTGACGTTGCTGCTGCTTTAGAACAG GAACTTCACACTTCGAGGTCTATGTTCGAGCAAGCTCGGTTCAACCTT GTGACTGCTCTTTCAAATGTTGAAGCTAAGAAAAGGTTTGAATTTTTGGAAGCAGTCAGTGGAACGATGGATGCACATCTCCGGTATTTTAAACAG GGTTACGAATTACTGCATCAGATGGAACCATATATCAATCAG GTCTTGACCTATGCGCAACAATCCAGAGAAAGATCAAATTATGAACAAGCAGCACTTAATGAAAAGATGCAGGAGTACAAAAGACAGGTTGATCGAGAGAGCAGGTGGGGTTCAAATGGTTCTAATGGATCACCGAATGGAGATGGTATACAGGCGATAGGTCGAAGCTCTCACAAAATGATAGATGCCGTAATGCAATCTGCTGCAAGGGGGAAG GTGCAAACAATAAGGCAAGGTTATCTCTCTAAGCGATCTTCAAATCTGAGAGGAGACTGGAAAAGACGGTTTTTTGTTCTTGACAGCCGGGGAATGCTGTATTATTACCGTAAACAGTGTAGCAAACCATCT GGGTCTGGTAGCCAGCTATCTGGACAGAGAAATAGCTCCGAGCTTGGGTCTGGACTTCTTAGTAGGTGGCTGTCTTCGAATAGTCATGGACATGGTGGTGTTCATGATGAGAAGTCTGTAGCTCGTCATACAGTGAACTTACTCACCTCAACGATTAAAGTCGACGCTGATCAATCAGATCTGAGGTTTTGCTTTAGGATCATTTCACCTACAAAAAACTACACGTTGCAG GCTGAGAGTGCACTCGATCAAATGGATTGGATAGAAAAGATCACAGGGGTTATTGCATCACTACTTAGTTCTCAGGTCCCTGAACAG CGTCTTCCTGGTAGTCCCATGGGAAGTGGTCACCATCGATCTGCTAGTGAAAGTAGCTCATATGAAAGTTCTGAATATGATCATCCTACTACTGATGAATTTGCATGTGAGAGGAGCTTTTTAGGGTACCATGAAAGGCCATCAAGAAATTTTCAGCCGCAACGGTCTATTAGAAAGGGTGAGAAGCCCATTGATGCGCTGCGAAAGGTCTGTGGGAATGAGAAATGTGCGGATTGTGGAGCTCCAGAACCAGACTGGGCGTCTTTAAATCTGGGGGTTCTTGTCTGTATTGAATGTTCTGGTGTTCACCGTAATCTTGGCGTGCATATATCTAAG GTTAGGTCACTCACACTCGACGTGAAAGTATGGGAGCCGTCTGTTATAAGTTTGTTCCAAGCTCTTGGTAACACTTTCGCAAACACAGTTTGGGAGGAGTTACTTCATTCAAGGAGTGCCTTTCATGTTGACCCAGGCTTAACGGG GTCAGATAAATCCAGGGTTATGGTCACTGGAAAACCCAGCTATGCTGATATGATATCTATCAAGGAGAAGTATATACAAGCTAAG TATGCTGAGAAGCTATTTGTTAGGAGATCGAGAGACTGCGATTTCCCGCAATCAATTGCACAACAAATGTGGGACGCAGTGTGTGGCAATGATAAAAAGGCTGTTTATAGGCTAATTGTCAATGGTGACGCGGATGTGAATTTTGTGTATGACCAATCATCTTCCAGCTCTTCGTTAACACTTTCAAGAGTAATATTAGTACCAGAAAGGCCGAAGCGTGAAGATGTTCTACTCAGATTAAGGAATGAGTTACTGGATAGAAACTCTGGTAGCTCTTCAAATATTTCTCCAGAAGGAAGCGGATGTTCATCTCTGCTTCACTGTGCTTGTGAGAAGGCAGACATTGGGATGGTAGAGCTTTTGTTGCAGTATGGTGCAAATGTGAACGCCACAGATTCAAGTGGTCAAACGCCACTGCACTGTTGTATTCTCAAAGGCAAAGCAGTAATAGCAAGATTGCTACTCACTAG GGGAGCAGACCCGGAAGCTATGAACGTAGAAGGCAAAACCGCTCTTGATATTGCTGCAGAGTCAAAATTTACTGATCCAGAAGTCCTTGCTCTCCTTTCGGACACAAACGGATACAATCACAGACAGTGCTGA
- the LOC104769546 gene encoding ADP-ribosylation factor GTPase-activating protein AGD3 isoform X2, with protein sequence MEESAEILRERSLKFYKGCRKYTEGLGEAYDGDIAFASALETFGGGHNDPISVAFGGPVMTKFTIALREIGTYKEVLRSQVEHILNDRLLQFANMDLHEVKEARKRFDKASLTYDQAREKFLSLRKGTKSDVAAALEQELHTSRSMFEQARFNLVTALSNVEAKKRFEFLEAVSGTMDAHLRYFKQGYELLHQMEPYINQVLTYAQQSRERSNYEQAALNEKMQEYKRQVDRESRWGSNGSNGSPNGDGIQAIGRSSHKMIDAVMQSAARGKVQTIRQGYLSKRSSNLRGDWKRRFFVLDSRGMLYYYRKQCSKPSGSGSQLSGQRNSSELGSGLLSRWLSSNSHGHGGVHDEKSVARHTVNLLTSTIKVDADQSDLRFCFRIISPTKNYTLQAESALDQMDWIEKITGVIASLLSSQVPEQRLPGSPMGSGHHRSASESSSYESSEYDHPTTDEFACERSFLGYHERPSRNFQPQRSIRKGEKPIDALRKVCGNEKCADCGAPEPDWASLNLGVLVCIECSGVHRNLGVHISKVRSLTLDVKVWEPSVISLFQALGNTFANTVWEELLHSRSAFHVDPGLTGSDKSRVMVTGKPSYADMISIKEKYIQAKYAEKLFVRRSRDCDFPQSIAQQMWDAVCGNDKKAVYRLIVNGDADVNFVYDQSSSSSSLTLSRVILVPERPKREDVLLRLRNELLDRNSGSSSNISPEGSGCSSLLHCACEKADIGMVELLLQYGANVNATDSSGQTPLHCCILKGKAVIARLLLTRGADPEAMNVEGKTALDIAAESKFTDPEVLALLSDTNGYNHRQC encoded by the exons ATGGAGGAGAGTGCGGAGATATTGCGGGAAAGAAGTCTCAAGTTTTACAAAGGATGCCGGAAATACAC TGAAGGGCTAGGCGAGGCATATGATGGGGATATTGCTTTCGCAAGTGCACTTGAAACATTTGGTGGAGGCCATAATGATCCAATAAGTGTGGCTTTTGGAG GACCTGTCATGACGAAATTTACAATTGCGCTGAGGGAAATTGGGACTTATAAGGAAGTTCTTCGGTCACAG GTGGAACATATACTGAATGACAGATTACTTCAATTTGCCAATATGGACTTGCATGAGGTTAAG GAAGCTCGGAAGCGCTTTGACAAGGCTAGCCTTACCTACGATCAG GCCCGTGAGAAGTTTTTATCTTTGAGGAAAGGTACAAAAAGTGACGTTGCTGCTGCTTTAGAACAG GAACTTCACACTTCGAGGTCTATGTTCGAGCAAGCTCGGTTCAACCTT GTGACTGCTCTTTCAAATGTTGAAGCTAAGAAAAGGTTTGAATTTTTGGAAGCAGTCAGTGGAACGATGGATGCACATCTCCGGTATTTTAAACAG GGTTACGAATTACTGCATCAGATGGAACCATATATCAATCAG GTCTTGACCTATGCGCAACAATCCAGAGAAAGATCAAATTATGAACAAGCAGCACTTAATGAAAAGATGCAGGAGTACAAAAGACAGGTTGATCGAGAGAGCAGGTGGGGTTCAAATGGTTCTAATGGATCACCGAATGGAGATGGTATACAGGCGATAGGTCGAAGCTCTCACAAAATGATAGATGCCGTAATGCAATCTGCTGCAAGGGGGAAG GTGCAAACAATAAGGCAAGGTTATCTCTCTAAGCGATCTTCAAATCTGAGAGGAGACTGGAAAAGACGGTTTTTTGTTCTTGACAGCCGGGGAATGCTGTATTATTACCGTAAACAGTGTAGCAAACCATCT GGGTCTGGTAGCCAGCTATCTGGACAGAGAAATAGCTCCGAGCTTGGGTCTGGACTTCTTAGTAGGTGGCTGTCTTCGAATAGTCATGGACATGGTGGTGTTCATGATGAGAAGTCTGTAGCTCGTCATACAGTGAACTTACTCACCTCAACGATTAAAGTCGACGCTGATCAATCAGATCTGAGGTTTTGCTTTAGGATCATTTCACCTACAAAAAACTACACGTTGCAG GCTGAGAGTGCACTCGATCAAATGGATTGGATAGAAAAGATCACAGGGGTTATTGCATCACTACTTAGTTCTCAGGTCCCTGAACAG CGTCTTCCTGGTAGTCCCATGGGAAGTGGTCACCATCGATCTGCTAGTGAAAGTAGCTCATATGAAAGTTCTGAATATGATCATCCTACTACTGATGAATTTGCATGTGAGAGGAGCTTTTTAGGGTACCATGAAAGGCCATCAAGAAATTTTCAGCCGCAACGGTCTATTAGAAAGGGTGAGAAGCCCATTGATGCGCTGCGAAAGGTCTGTGGGAATGAGAAATGTGCGGATTGTGGAGCTCCAGAACCAGACTGGGCGTCTTTAAATCTGGGGGTTCTTGTCTGTATTGAATGTTCTGGTGTTCACCGTAATCTTGGCGTGCATATATCTAAG GTTAGGTCACTCACACTCGACGTGAAAGTATGGGAGCCGTCTGTTATAAGTTTGTTCCAAGCTCTTGGTAACACTTTCGCAAACACAGTTTGGGAGGAGTTACTTCATTCAAGGAGTGCCTTTCATGTTGACCCAGGCTTAACGGG GTCAGATAAATCCAGGGTTATGGTCACTGGAAAACCCAGCTATGCTGATATGATATCTATCAAGGAGAAGTATATACAAGCTAAG TATGCTGAGAAGCTATTTGTTAGGAGATCGAGAGACTGCGATTTCCCGCAATCAATTGCACAACAAATGTGGGACGCAGTGTGTGGCAATGATAAAAAGGCTGTTTATAGGCTAATTGTCAATGGTGACGCGGATGTGAATTTTGTGTATGACCAATCATCTTCCAGCTCTTCGTTAACACTTTCAAGAGTAATATTAGTACCAGAAAGGCCGAAGCGTGAAGATGTTCTACTCAGATTAAGGAATGAGTTACTGGATAGAAACTCTGGTAGCTCTTCAAATATTTCTCCAGAAGGAAGCGGATGTTCATCTCTGCTTCACTGTGCTTGTGAGAAGGCAGACATTGGGATGGTAGAGCTTTTGTTGCAGTATGGTGCAAATGTGAACGCCACAGATTCAAGTGGTCAAACGCCACTGCACTGTTGTATTCTCAAAGGCAAAGCAGTAATAGCAAGATTGCTACTCACTAG GGGAGCAGACCCGGAAGCTATGAACGTAGAAGGCAAAACCGCTCTTGATATTGCTGCAGAGTCAAAATTTACTGATCCAGAAGTCCTTGCTCTCCTTTCGGACACAAACGGATACAATCACAGACAGTGCTGA
- the LOC104769547 gene encoding uncharacterized protein LOC104769547 encodes MASSSGSADEDFQSRVAKSFGSLAFSRPSSSSKFSTSSTPASRQQSGSVWSVSGTEVEKREWNRDSYDRDEIPCASSFDDILRQQRISSNTARKPLEDDLKDIDGGEDFDGDWSIRASMGLDRTLDDEAEEDEYDKVALGKENDVEGLSMKDSLSAQRLRNRSGIGWTRDPRANYVAAQIRLKEDEIEANKLKAFVAKETPHSGGESSKAVPPPPKPILKRKEDTSDSEARTGKRVRFDVVSEETLKKPEDTSTTSSTSMSHQSKNGARVPDYLLNPSKYTRYTFDPSCELNDKSPTGEYMDIPKAVEGLKTSDSEPFKVSFIPQKKTKDVREDGNNCCETKPIVAGEVAEDERPSATEDGVTEIGELGSGVTEIGELESSTSFQKNGRQYRAKPSVDETVV; translated from the exons ATGGCGTCGTCTTCTGGATCAGCGGACGAGGATTTCCAATCTCGCGTTGCGAAGAGCTTCGGATCTCTCGCCTTCtctcgtccttcttcttcttccaagttTTCTACATCTTCTACTCCGGCGTCGCGGCAGCAATCCGGGTCGGTGTGGAGTGTCTCCGGAACCGAAGTTGAGAAACGGGAGTGGAATCGAGATTCGTACGATAGAGACGAGATTCCTTGTGCGTCATCGTTCGACGATATTCTAAGACAGCAGAGGATCTCCTCTAACACTGCTCGGAAACCTTTAGAGGATGATCTCAAAGATATTGATGGCGGCGAGGATTTTGATGGTGACTGGAGTATCAGAGCCTCCATGGGCCTTGACCGCACTCTCGATGATGAG GCAGAGGAAGATGAGTATGATAAAGTGGCACTAGGGAAAGAGAATGACGTTGAAGGTTTGTCTATGAAAGATTCTCTTTCGGCACAGAGGTTGAGAAACAGGAGTGGAATTGGCTGGACTCGGGATCCTCGTGCTAACTATGTTGCTGCACAAATTAGGCTCAAGGAAGACGAAATCGAGGCTAATAAACTTAAAGCTTTTGTTGCCAAAGAGACTCCTCACTCAGGAGGAGAGTCATCTAAAGCTgtgccaccaccaccaaaacctATACTCAAAAGGAAGGAGGATACTTCAGATTCAGAAGCAAGGACAGGCAAGCGAGTCAGGTTTGATGTTGTATCTGAAGAAACATTAAAGAAGCCTGAAGATACTTCTACTACCTCCTCAACAAGCATGTCTCATCAAAGTAAAAATGGTGCTAGGGTACCGGATTACCTGCTGAATCCTTCCAAGTACACACGTTACACCTTTGATCCATCTTGTGAATTGAATGATAAGTCCCCAACAGGAGAGTACATGGACATTCCCAAAGCTGTAGAAGGATTGAAAACTTCAGATTCAGAACCATTCAAGGTGTCCTTTATTCCACAGAAGAAGACCAAGGATGTACGAGAAGATGGTAATAACTGCTGTGAGACGAAGCCTATTGTAGCTGGAGAGGTGGCAGAAGATGAGAGACCAAGTGCAACAGAAGATGGGGTTACTGAAATAGGAGAACTAGGGAGTGGGGTTACTGAAATAGGAGAATTAGAGAGCTCCACCAGTTTCCAAAAGAATGGTCGACAATATCGTGCCAAGCCAAGTGTAGATGAAACAGTTGTCTGA